In Theileria annulata chromosome 3, complete sequence, *** SEQUENCING IN PROGRESS ***, the sequence TCATGCCGAAGGATGTACATTTGGCCAGAAGAATCAGAGGTGAAAGGGCTTAATCTAATCACTTTTATCACACTGGTTCTAAATCATCTTTCTTTTAACGTTGTATCCTTTGTTGTTTGTTGTTGATTCAATTGAGTCATTGTTTTACCATAACtatgttttttaattcataatatatactgtctaatatatgtttttctagatatatttatatgcATATTTTGTATGTGGTTTGGTTCGACTAGACTCTGTGGTCTTAATTTCTGTAAGGGAAATGAATCATGAACGTTCTTTCACGCctgtaaataatttttccCCAAGGAAATTGATAAAGTAGggaaaatattttataatataaacaaaacCAGTACGAATGTGTATGTagtaattttcaaaaaaaaGCTGGGTTAGAATAACTAGAAATTGTACGGCGGAAAGCAACTAGCCAAAAGACCAAGGATTCATCAACACATTCAACATATAATcaaaatattgaaattgaaataaatttattttataaaaacgTTTTTTTAATAGAAACAAAAGGCTAACAACAAAAACTTATGGGATCGTTCGACGGATTAACTGAAAGTAAATTTGTAGACGACATGAGTCATTTTGACACAAAACAAGACGAAAATAACTCTAAAAAATTCGAAATTTCGTCTTTCGAAGGAATCTCAACTTTTAGTGAGAATATGAAGCTCAGTGATAGAGTTGAAGATAACGATAATAAGATGGTAGGGGGAATAAGCGGTGAACCCCTCAAAATAAAACCAACTGTAGAAGATTATCAATTTGATGATAGAGAAAATTGTAATTGGTCATTAGAGGTCAGAACCAGCATTAACACAACAAGAACACAAGAAGAAGGCAATGGTATTGGAAACGGAGGCGAAGATTGTGAAACGGTCAAGGGAATTTCAGATAGTCCCGATCTGATGAATTTAACACCTGATCCGGAAAAAATATGTtctgattttaaaaattcgACACCAGAAGAGGAGAGATCTGAAAATGTATCAGAAccagaaattaaaaaatcaaatgttCCAGAAAATTCAGAGCAAGAATTATCCAATCCAGAACCAGAAAGTATCATTGAATGTGAAAGTAGtgaaaatttagaaaaaaagatgataaaatcaaaaaatcAGTACGAACAggaagatgatgaaaatgaagaaatcCAAGAGGAATCCAAAGTATGCAGTTCAAATGGAAATTGGGGAAATGtagatgaagaaaattttgacAACGAAGAAATATTCAGTTTACAAGATGAACAACCTTTAACATCCAATAATAGAAGTATGTTTGAAAGCAAAGAATTCAAAGTGATTGAAGTCACAGAAAAAACTACACCTACAAGCCAATTGGATGAAAAGAACGGTTCAAAAGCCACAGGGGAACCAGAAGTGATTGTTTCAAGTCCAGCAGTAACATACCATAGCCctgaaaatgaattttcaaGTCCAGTAGATGAAGATTACGAGAAGATTAGCTCATTTAACTCATACCAATACAACTCTTACGAGCCTGGATTGGAAGTAACTGAGCATGAAATAGATGTAATGGCATGTGAAGATGATCAGGACGATGAGCTAAAAACAATCAAAAAAAGGTCAATGAACGAGAATATGGTGTGCTACAAGAAAGAAAACTCAATCACCATTATTTCCAGGAATGACTCGATCAATCGCCTGGACAAGGGTTGCAAGTCTGAATGTAAAAAGGTAGATAGGTGGGAGGATAGTGAAATTAATTCCAGTACTACAATTGAGATTGAGGAGGGAGAAACAGAAACAAAGGCTACGAAAACAAGGAAGGCAATTCAGAAGTTTAACACATTCTTTTCAGCTGTGAAGTGGGCCTTTCTGAAAAGTTCTTTGTTGTTTCTGGTTTTCTTCTGGCTCATCTCGATGATATATGGGTCACTGAGTCTGAGTTCAAATGACTGGCTGGTGAACACAGTTGCGTACAAATGCGGTGAAATCACAGGCCACAGTTACACGTTCTTGGGGCCTTATGGACTCAGTAGAAAGGACATTGCATACCTGAAGGATGGAGCTAAATTAACACTCACGAGGGgtctaatttattacaatgaaattattaacaagGGGTACAAGGACCCGGAAGAACAACCTCCAAATCGAGAAGATGGAGGGGATCGAGGAAAATGTTTAGTTGGTGATGAAGGCAAACTTGATGATTCGGAGTGTGAACTTCCAGCTGATTTATCAATGAGGCATGAAGGTGGAATGGAATTATCCTCAGATGAGGAGAAGGCGAGGAGGATAATAATGAGCACTAACGAgaaaattaacatttacTCCCAGTGCGGCCACGAGAGGAAATTCATCAAGAAGTCATGCTGTTTCAGAGATATGTGCGCTGTAGGCAACTTAAATGAGAGTGACACAAGCTACTTCAAGTCACTGTACGGACCAACGGTTTACGACATCCATTACAGCGAGTTTGAGAACTTTGACAAGGGTGGACAGGCAATCTGGTACACGGGAATAGTTTCACTGATCTTTCTTTTCCTGGCCGTTGTAATGGTCTCTGAAAGACTAATGAACGACAAGGTCGAGCTCACAATAAGACTCGCCATGAGAAACATGGCAAACATCCTGTGGATAATCAGCGTTTTCCTCTCAGTCACTGCCTTCTTCCTCTGGCGGTATTTCTCTGGCGGATCAGTCTGCGTTGACGAGCTTGGAAAATCTAGACCCTGCCAATACTACTACGCAACCTACTTTTTCCTTATACACATCTTCTCAAGCTTACTTGGGCTAGTTTCTTACACTGCTAATTGCATCGCCGGATCACGCATAGTAAACACCATTCGCAGAATCTAAACTCCTAGGTTCTTCACAAATGTTGACTTCTTTCCAATTTAGCCACACCATTGTCCATTCAGACTACTTTCCACGGGACTTTAAATGAATTTCAAccttcaaatttatattcaatcactttatatattattagtttataTACCTAAGTTTATCACGATTAACTTCTGATTGGTTGGGACAAATTCGAGttttttactttttatAGGAATCCACCACACATTAGTAATCAATCTCAATTTAAAGTATATTCATCAATTATATGCTATCTCCCAATGTAAAGACTCTTTTTGAGAGGATTAAGGCTCGTGTGAACTGTAAAAACGTAAAGTTCAGTAAACCGCCCTTAACACCCGAAACCAGCGTTCACACCCCTAGCAGGTACTCAGTGGGAGGACTCAGAGAACATGGAGAATGGCTTTCGACATTTTCAGAGATAAAAAGGACCTTTGACAGGGAAAATATGGATATTAACTTGATTTTTGCAACTAAAACTGGAGAATCCTTCATAAAGAGCCTCTCAGACAGAGTTTACTCACTCAATCCAGCTGATATTTACGAGATTCTGCTTTCTCTACATATATTCAATGTATGCTAACAGGTTTAATGTGTTTTAGGCCAAATTAGAACATTTTGAAGCAATTCTTTTAAACGAATTAAAAGATTCTCTTGACGATCTCACTACTCTCCAGCTATTCGAGCTTCCAACACTAACTACACGAATGGATGAAAGTTTctctaaaaaatttgaaCAGGTGCTGTTTACGACATTTATAGCTGGCGCTTCATATTCACTTATCTACTCaatgtattttattacGTATAGGTGATCAAACGCAGGCTGGAGCTTGAAGATGAATTTGAGGAATCTCAAGTGTATAAAAGGATTTTGAGTAAATTACAGGTTAGGTTTGGAGCAAAACTATCGCCAAGTCACTAGTAGTAGAATTCTTCATCCTAAAAATAAGGATTAATTTTGTACCATAAAAAAACTAACTTCGTCAGTGTCGCTAAGTTCGCCGTAAAGCATGTCCAGCTCGTCCTGGTAGTTTTTACTTGTTCCAACGTCTATTAATGTGTTATTCCAATTGTATATAGTAATAGGTATATATTCTGAGTTTTGTTACCATTGGGCTTCTTTTTATTCAGAGATTTGTCCCGATGAGCGTTTTCTTTATTCTTGATAAAGTTCTCAACTTTGCGTTTTAAAGTTTGTAAGTCCTTGAGTTCCATCTTCTTTTCGCAAGATTGCAAAAGAATGTCCAAAAACTGAAGCCAAACTGCACTTTTGGCCtaaataacatttttttaaaaaagaatataaaagttaaatttaaatatatgaataaaaaCGAACTGGGCTGGTTTCAATTTTTTGTGAAAGTTTTTTAGAAAGAGTTTCACAGTCTTTTAAACATTTGAGCTCAATTTGAGAATAAGGATCAGCAAGTGCTAaatatgtgtaaataaacCGTTGAAAATTACCTATCTGCTTTAGATTGGATGAGAATAAGTTATCCGATGATTCTTCCTTAACCTTGCTATAGCCGGCAAATAAATCGTTAGTAAAATGAAGATCAGAATCTTCACTTAACCTAAaggtttaaattaatataagtttgaaaaaataatgaaaaacGAACTTCTGGGATTTTAATCGGTCTGATAATTCGTCTAgattattatcattttcagaagctaaaattaaaattagatttttggaaaatggtgaaatgaaaaaatgaaaaattaccATTAACATCGTCGTCGGAATCTTTGTAAGACTCCCAGTAGTCCAGGTCGTCGCCCATTTACTATAtaaaaagataaaataaaccAGAAAATTTCTTtagatattaaaaaataattaaaaaatatgctaattgtt encodes:
- a CDS encoding uncharacterized protein (note;~Tap-24g11.q1c.cand.50 - score = 63.99;~3 probable transmembrane helices predicted for TA05400 by TMHMM2.0 at aa 649-668, 689-711 and 726-748) gives rise to the protein MGSFDGLTESKFVDDMSHFDTKQDENNSKKFEISSFEGISTFSENMKLSDRVEDNDNKMVGGISGEPLKIKPTVEDYQFDDRENCNWSLEVRTSINTTRTQEEGNGIGNGGEDCETVKGISDSPDLMNLTPDPEKICSDFKNSTPEEERSENVSEPEIKKSNVPENSEQELSNPEPESIIECESSENLEKKMIKSKNQYEQEDDENEEIQEESKVCSSNGNWGNVDEENFDNEEIFSLQDEQPLTSNNRSMFESKEFKVIEVTEKTTPTSQLDEKNGSKATGEPEVIVSSPAVTYHSPENEFSSPVDEDYEKISSFNSYQYNSYEPGLEVTEHEIDVMACEDDQDDELKTIKKRSMNENMVCYKKENSITIISRNDSINRLDKGCKSECKKVDRWEDSEINSSTTIEIEEGETETKATKTRKAIQKFNTFFSAVKWAFLKSSLLFLVFFWLISMIYGSLSLSSNDWLVNTVAYKCGEITGHSYTFLGPYGLSRKDIAYLKDGAKLTLTRGLIYYNEIINKGYKDPEEQPPNREDGGDRGKCLVGDEGKLDDSECELPADLSMRHEGGMELSSDEEKARRIIMSTNEKINIYSQCGHERKFIKKSCCFRDMCAVGNLNESDTSYFKSLYGPTVYDIHYSEFENFDKGGQAIWYTGIVSLIFLFLAVVMVSERLMNDKVELTIRLAMRNMANILWIISVFLSVTAFFLWRYFSGGSVCVDELGKSRPCQYYYATYFFLIHIFSSLLGLVSYTANCIAGSRIVNTIRRI
- a CDS encoding uncharacterized protein (note;~Tap-24g11.q1c.cand.51 - score = 12.73;~1 probable transmembrane helix predicted for TA05405 by TMHMM2.0 at aa 156-178); this encodes MLSPNVKTLFERIKARVNCKNVKFSKPPLTPETSVHTPSRYSVGGLREHGEWLSTFSEIKRTFDRENMDINLIFATKTGESFIKSLSDRVYSLNPADIYEILLSLHIFNAKLEHFEAILLNELKDSLDDLTTLQLFELPTLTTRMDESFSKKFEQVLFTTFIAGASYSLIYSMYFITYR
- a CDS encoding uncharacterized protein (note;~Tap-24g11.q1c.C.cand.206 - score = 22.44); the protein is MGDDLDYWESYKDSDDDVNASENDNNLDELSDRLKSQKLSEDSDLHFTNDLFAGYSKVKEESSDNLFSSNLKQIGNFQRFIYTYLALADPYSQIELKCLKDCETLSKKLSQKIETSPAKSAVWLQFLDILLQSCEKKMELKDLQTLKRKVENFIKNKENAHRDKSLNKKKPNDVGTSKNYQDELDMLYGELSDTDEVSFFMVQN